In Methanosarcinales archaeon, the DNA window ATTGTTGGTGGAAAAAAGATAAATATTACAAAAGAGGGGTGCGAAATATGAGTTGATGGACTGTCAACCATACCCTACATCGTCCATCCTCTGGACGTTGCCTCCACCCTCATGAAGAATAAAGCCCCAGGCATGTGGTTATTGTGGGATTGCTGCATGATGTTGTAGAAGATGAGGATACCACACTGTCCGATATCAGAGATGAGTTCGGTGATGACGTGGCGACCCTGGTAGATGGGGCTTCCGAGCCGGAAGAACTGATAAATGCGGACGGGGGCAAAAGTAAGAC includes these proteins:
- a CDS encoding HD domain-containing protein, with protein sequence MVIVGLLHDVVEDEDTTLSDIRDEFGDDVATLVDGASEPEELINADGGKSKT